agtttatgtgcataaagctGTTCGAAGTAGTCTCTGATGAtcgtttgtatttctgtggtgttggtTGTACTGTCAACTtgatcatttctgattgtgcttatttaaaTCTCCTTTTTTTGGTTCGTGTAGTTAGCctctgtcaattttatttatactttcaaaaaaccaagtttttatttcattgattctttgtaaTGTTTTTGTCTCCATCGCATTCTTTACCTGTCCTTTCTGAGTTTCCATTGTTTTCAGCGTCCATCGCTAGAGAGCTAGTGCGATCCTTTGGTGGTGCCACAATATTCAGATTTTTCACGGCGTCAGAATCCTTGCACGGattccttctcatctggagaGGCTGCCACTTACtctctttgaatttattttcatctgGATGGGATTTCTTTTGCGCATTTTCCCCCCGGTCCCGCGGGGAGCGTGACTGCAGAGCATGCTGGGAAGGGTCTTTTGGCTTTTCCCCATAGCCTTGGGCGCTTCTGCAGCATGGTTTGTGTTGGGCTGTTCAGTTCAAATCGCAGGCCGGGAGCTGGTGCTTAAGGGTAAGAGCCACCCTCAGCACAAGCAGGTGCATATGGACCTGGCGTGTTTCCTGTGAGGTGCTGTCTGTCATTTCAGGGGAAGGGCTGGACCGTGGAGTGTCTGGAGCCCGGAGCTTCCTGTTCTAACGGGGTGAGAGAACACAGTGGGGCAGAGCTGGAACCCCTGGCTTGCCCCCGAATATCCTAATGATGGGTGCAGGCACCAGTCCTGATGGACGTGGCTGGGGCAGCGCCTGGTGAAATGCCCTGAGGTCTCTGCTGGGGATAAAGGAGCTACATCCGCTTCCAGTCCCATAGGGAGGAACATTGTCTGTTTCCCTATCACACCCCTGCTCCAGGGCTCGTGAGTCTCAGTTCAGACACACACTGTTGTCTCTCCCCAGGCCACGGTGTGGCTGGGAGCCGTGGGAAACACCTGCCTTGCCATTCTCTGCAGACATGGTTCCAAGGCAGAGCCTGCTCCCTCAGCCCAGTGCAGACCCTGAGCGGCTGTCTGTTGTCCGATGTGGCAGCTGCTTCATGTAGGTGGGATGTGGGGGGTTCTGTGTCTCTGGATGGGAGAGTGGACGTCAGTTGTGGTGGTGTTACCGGCTGGGTGGGCCCGACCTCAGGCCCTGGGGTGACTGGTCAGGTGCCAGCAGGGTAGGAAAGGGCAGGCAGTTCCCGCATTGCAGGCCCCTAGGTGGCCGGCTGGGCAGTGTGTGCGAGTCCTGAAGGGGCTCGATTGGATTTCGGCTCTTCCAGGCTTCAGGTGCTGGCTGTGATGGAGAGGGCTGAGCTGGTCCCCAGGTCACAGGCAGAATTCTCAGGCGGGGCAGGCAGAAGGCTCAGGTGTTGGAACTCGGGGGCAGATCACAGGCCTATGGGGACTGGGCTCTCAGAACGGCTGGAGGCTGCAGCTGAAATGGCCAGGTGGGGGCAGGATGGCTGTGCTGTGGGCCTGTCACTAGGGAGGGCAGGGCCCCTTGGCTGGGGCACTGGAGACTGGCAACTGTGGGGCACAGGGTCTGCTCACACTGCCCTCCTGAAGAAGTGGCACTCGGTTTTGCTGTTGGGGACACGCAAAAGTGTCAGGCCTCCCCACACCCTCCCTACGCCTGGGGTAGCCTaggggcagaggcagaggtggcagtgactGCAAAGGGCTTGTCAGGGGCCTCTGAGCATTGGGCTTTCAGAGGGCACCAAGCCAGAGCCACGGTGTTCAGGTGGGGGTAGGAAAGGTGCACTGGGGCCCTGCAGCTGGCAAGCCCCATTAGCAGGAAGGAAGCCCCATTTAGCAGGACACAACAGAGGCGGGGAGCTGTGTGGTGCTCAGCTTGGCTGTTCCTGTGCCCCAGCTGTCATATTGATTCTGGGGCCCACAGAGGTGCCtggcctcctccctccctgctaaGGCAGTGGCAGCTGGACCCAGGCTGCTCAGGGATCAGAAGCCTGTGGGACTCCACGTGGGGTCCAGAGGCGCCTCTGCACCATCTCCAGGAACTCCCTGTGTGCCTCTGCAGGCCAAGGGGGGTCAGGGGCTCTCCTGTGACCAGAATTGTAAAGGGCCAAGGCAGGGGTATGGATCCCAGGGGCCTCACACCCACTCACCCTTTCCCTCTGTTAAGGAgcctctcactctctcacccctTCCCCGTGTTACGGAATCTCTCATTCACTCACCCCTTCCCCGTGTTAGGGGGcctctcactcactcacccctTCCCCGTGTTAGGGGGCCTCTCATCACTCACCCCTTCCCCATGTTAGGAGCCTCTCCTGGCTCccaccttttctcttctcttctctccgtGTCCTCATGGTTCTCAGGTGAACCCCAGCGTCCTCTTGGAAGATCCACTTGACCTGTTGGTATTTACTCGCCATTTTGGGTCCTCTTGGTGAGCAGGCAGACTCCAGCCCTTTCCATTCAGCCAACTGGAACCTCAACCCCCAGTCATTTTCTTGTCACTTTTCACTCTTGGGAAATCCAGTCCCAATGTGCTCATCTTTCCTTTGagaatagtttttattttctccagtaattttaaaattacttttaatctATTCTAGGTAGCTTTTACTCTATCATAGTTaagacattaatttatttattaatttgtttgcGGTAAACTcatgttctttcttcatttctataaaaatgtcAACCATTTTCTTTGCAAGTATTTACTGACTAACATACTCATTTCCTTCATTCTGAAAGTGTGACACATAGAGAGATATCTGTTTCCTCTCCATTCTGTTTCTTGTGCGCAttaattatgttttctattttattcatttctagtttttctctgatgactaatgaaaAATTTAACTGATATTCCACACCAATACAATGTTCATCATTTCAGCTTTGTCTTGTCCTTGATGCAATTATTTCTAAATGTGTTGAtatgatttactatttttcacaTCACAATAGCTTCCTAATTCGTTTCTATAGTTGCCTGTTTTTTCTGTAATGGgcactttgatttttatttctcttgggtggGGTTTTCTCCTGTACACGTGATCTTCTATAAAGTTTTTCCCAGGGCTCACTCAGGAATGAAAGTTGATGAGGAGCATTGCTGTAGCCGCTTCCACCGTGCAGTGTCCATGCTTCCAAGCTTAGTATCAGCTCTGTGTTGTGCCCCGCATGGTGGGGCCCATGTGAGTCTCACACTCATGTGTGAGAGATGCCCAGTCCAGCAATGATAAAGTGAGTCTGTGTCATGCCCATCCGGGAAAGTGGCTTAGTGCTGAGTGTGGCTGGGGTCACTGAGCGGAGCTATCCCAGGGTCTGTCCACAAATACAGAAGAGGGGGAAACACAGTCTCTCTAGGGTCCCACGGTTTCCTACACTTTTTGCTTTGTTCTGAGAGAGAGACAAAGTGCCATGACTGCTCTGTGGGTTGGACAGATGCCTGTTTCCACCTGCAGGTTGGAACCCAAGCTGAGGTCTTGAATATTCCCAGGTACTGATAAAGCACTTTAGGTTGTTTctagaaaacactgaaaattaaCCCTTTTGCTAATTATGTAGAAACAAGCCCTCTCCTCAACCAAATTCCTGAAACTCTCAAGTTAAACTTTGTAACCCAATCCCTTCACTGCAGACACCCAATAGGAAAGTCACAGATGCAAGGATGAGATGACTTTGGTCAAACTCATACCCCATACGGCCACAAAGGCCTGAAGGAGGGAAGGCTCATGCTTCCAGGTCTCAGATGAGAACTGTTTctaaggacttttaaaaaatcccacAAGAAACTCTTTCATGCCCTTCACCCATCTCCTGCTTTGACAAGGTTTATCACTAGCTATTCTTTAGGATGTCAGGAATTCAGGTAAGATGCTCTCGAGAGAACATTTTCCCAGCAACAACATATCCTGCAGTGGACCGACAGCAGCTCTGGCTCTGAACCTCTGGAACCAGGGAACTCTGTTTCTAAGCAGCTCTGTCAGCCTCTCCTTTGTTGCTGATAAGAACCTCCTTTACCTCTCTATGTACTGAGAGCTCTCTCTAAGGTGTTTTTCCTCTACTCTTATACCAATCATCAATGatcatcaacacagaagacttgtaggattttttttccccaaacccaGTAGCTTAGACATCAGCTGGGATGTCTAAGTCAGTTCTGACGCTGTCTACCCAGAGACAGTCCGAGATCCCACAGATTGaaggctcagtccccaagactgccctCCATACCATTGCCAAGTCCAGACTTCCAACCGACTTCAAGTTGGGGATCCCATGACCCcctctttgggtttaatttgctgtaacagctcacagaactcagggagaCATGGACATTTCCTGGTTGAATACAAAGCACACTGCAGAGGACACAGATAAAGAGACGCATAGGAGGAGGCATGGGGGAAGGGGCACGGgacttccatgccctccctgggtgccaccctccaggaaccacTGCATGCTCAGCCATCCAGAAACTCATGAAACCCAGTCCTCTTGGgcttttatggaagcttcatgatGTCAGCATTTCCTCCCACAAGAAACAGGGTGAGACCGTCTTCTGGGAGGGTCTTAAGATCCACCATCAGAAAGGCAGGGAACATTAGATTCTTGCCTTGAGCAGGTAAAGGAAGGGCAGGAGGAGGTCAGAGGCCTCCCCTGAGGCCCAACACAGCCAATGTTATAACAAAAGAGTGTAACAAGGGCTATGGGAGTTACAAGCAAGGAACCGCGGGTGAAAACCGGTATATATCCCAATATCACACTTCCCTCTCTGGACGCACTGTGTCTTGCCATGCCATGCATTCCAGATTGTAATCCTTGCTTTTCATTCCCAAATACACTCAAAATCCAGGCGACCCTGGAGCAAGGCAACCTTGAGTTCCTGGGGTCTCTTATATACACACTTTTTCAACCAAACAGGGATCAAACTATGGCATTTGTGAGAAGCAAGACCTGCGTGTATGAACAGCAAACTTTTCCTATATGCAGGTCAAGCAGAGACAACATCGAGGCTGGAGTACGGGCAGATTTGGGTACATGTAGAGGGCACTGAAACGAATTGCCTGTGTATCCCAAAAAACAACTGTACTGAGAGATCATATTCTCTAgggttttttggttggttggttggttggttggttggttaaaGCTTTGTGTAGAACACCCAGTGCCTCCTTGTCCATCTCAGGAACATGCTTCTATGTGGAAACACATCCTTGAGATGCACAGCAGACACTGGGCAAGGAGACAAGGATGCCCCACTCTATGGAAGTCCCCCGAATAAATGCTCTATGGACACCTTGGTGTTCAgtgcttctttctttggaatcccaGCAGCTCTATCACTGGACGGTTGGGTGCACTCCCTTGAGGTGACTCCCCTGGGTTGCTTGgggtgcactccagcctcaggtgTGGCTGGAGGACGCAGCCTCCCACCTTCATCTGGAGCCCTGAGCCCCGCTCTGTCATTCCAGATCGTGAGGTTCCTCTCCCGGCTCCACTCAGTGGCGGAAACCTCCACTCCAATGACCCCTCGATGGTCCTGCCACCCTGTGGCATCTCATCTCTGGCCTCTGTTCTTTCTTGTGGATCTGTCTACCCTTGGGAACTTCCACACCTCTTTTTCTGCTCATGACCTTGATTCTCTGGGTATTTCAGAAATGCCTGATGTACACTTCTCCATTAGGGTTGGGGCGACATCATGAGTGGACGCATCAACCATCCAACACCAAGATCCTCTCATGTCCCAGACACCTCAGATCTTACCTTGGTCTGGAAATGAAGCACAAATGAGCCCCTCCCAATGTCCCAGGCACCACTGACCCCACAACCACGGTGGCGAGTGGGATTTGTGAAAACAGTCTACAAAGGAtaagactgaggctcagagatggtTCATTACCGCCCGAGGTCACGTAGGCAGCGGATGATAACCGGTCATTGAATAAATATCagctccctcccccactccccaaatCAAAGCTCAAACATAAGTCATTGTTCCAGAAATGCTGAGCAGGAATTGAGGTGCAGAGGGACGGCCAAGGGCACAGGGGCactaaagaggaaggaaagactCAGAGGTTTGTTCCCAGCTGGGTGGGGCTGGATGCTGtagcaaaaaaagttttaaaaaggggaagtTGAGACGGGGACTATTTGGTTGAAAGAAAATTCACAATCCAGTGCCAAGAAAGAAGTCAACTTTTCTTCCCCTATTTCCCTGCATTTCTCCTCTGTGCTCACTGCCACACACAGCTCAGCCTGGACGGCACAGCCAGATGTGAGATGCGTCTCTGCTGATCTGAGTCTGCCTGCAGCATGGACCTGCGTCTTCCCTGAAGCATCTCCAGGGCTGGAGAGATAACTGCCATGGTAAGGACCCCACAACCTTGTGCTGATGGAtggctgagggagggagggagacttTGTGGGAGACTGTGAAGGGGAAGCCTCTGCTACCCTCATCTGGAAGGGCAGACACAGGAAGCACCAGTTCTATTTGCCGCTACATCCCGGCTCTCAGTGAGACGAGGATAAACCAGACAGATAGTGGCTGGGGGTCAGGAAAGACCCCATTACAGTCTGAAATGTCTGCAGAGGGCCCGGTGCCTGCCCCAACCTCAGACCTAAAGGAATGACAGCCAGGTTCCTGGGGAGGGCAGTTCCACTTCCTGTGTGGCTGCAGATGACAAAACCCCATGACAAGAAGGACCCAGCCTCCGAGTGTCCACACCTGTGTGTCTCTGTCCTGCCAGCACCAAGGGCTCATCCATCCGCAGAGCAGGACAGTGGGAGGAGAAGCTATGACCTCCATTCTCATGGTCCTGATCTGTCTCGGTGAGATTTGAAGAGGGAGGGGAGATTCTAACCTAGGAGGGGCCTCACCCCACAGCCAAACGCTGGTGCATAAGGAGACCCCAGGGGCTCACAAAGATCCCAGGGAGGGGAGGACCTGGTCAGGCTTCAGGGGCAAATCTCTCACAGGGAACTCTCTTCCAGGGCTGAGTCTGGGCTCCAGGACCCGCGTGCAGGCAGGTGAGTCTGTCCCCAGCTGTCCCAGTTCCCTCCTCCTCACTGGGGACAAGGGGCCACCTCCGTGCAGCTGGGGACGGGGATTAGCAGATCTGGGCTGACTGATGGGGGCGTCTGGAGGGTCCTGCAGCCAAGAGCTGAGATCTGTTGGGTGGGAAATGACTTAGAATCCGATCTCTGATTTTCTTCCAGGGACCTTTCCCAAGCCCACTCTCTGGGCTGAGCCAGGGTCTATGATCAGCAAGGGGAGTCCTGTGACCCTCAGGTGTCAGGGGAGCCTTCAGGTTCAGGAGTACCGtctatatagagaaaaaaaaccaGCATCCTGGGTTAGACGGATACGACAAGAGCTTGTCAAGAACGGCTATTTCCCCATTGCATCCATCACCTCGGAACACGCAGGGCGGTATCGCTGTCAGTATTACAGCCACAGTTGGTGGTCAGAGCACAGCGACCCCCTGGAGCTGGTGGTGACAGGTGAGAGGACACTCAAGGGTCAcagccccaggctctgccctCAGGAAGGGGGTCGGCTCTCAGGGGTGTCTCCCTCTCACAGCCCAGCCCTGGGGATGATGTGGGAGGTCTGAGCCCCATTTAACACGGTGCCTCCTTCTCTCCTAGGAGCCTACAGAAAACCCACCCTCtcagccctgcccagccctgtgGTGGCCTCAGGAGGGAACGTGACCCTCCAGTGTGACTCACAGGTGTCATATGACAGCTTCTTTCTGTGTAAGGAAGGAGATGAACACCCACAATGCCTGAACTCCCAGCCCCGTACCCGTGGGTCATCCCGGGCTGTCTTCTCCGTGGGCCCCGTGAGCCCGAGTCGCAGGTGGTCGTACCGGTGCTATGGTTATGACTCACGCTCTCCCTATGTGTGGTCTTTACCCAGTGATCTCCTGGAGCTCCTGGTCCCAGGTGAGAAATTCACAGCATTGTCCGGAGTTCCCTGAGTCTCCGGGCAGGTGGGGAGGAGCCGCGTCTCAGGGCAGCGCCAGGTGGGATGATGTTGGGACGAGAGAGCTCAGGGCTCCTGGGGCCAGAGACACAGGAAGATCAGCAGTGGTGAGGCccagggggagagggagggttTGTGGGGAAGCCTGAGGGTCGGTCCTGGAAACCGTGAGCACCTTTTCCCAGGTGTTTCTAAGAAGCCGTCACTGTCAGTGCAGCCGGGTCCTGTCGTGGCCCGTGGGGATAAGCTGATCCTCCAGTGTGGCTCTGATGCTGGCTACGACAGATTTGCTCTGTACAAGGAGTGGGGACGTGACTTCCTCCAGCGCCCTGGCCGGCAGCCCCAGGCTGGGCTCTCTCAGGCCAACTTCACCCTGGGCCCTGTGAGCCGCTCCCACGGGGGCCAGTACAGATGCTCCGGTGCACACAACCTCTCCTCCGAGTGGTCGGCCCCCAGTGACCCCCTGGAcatcctgatctcaggtgacaaGCCCAGTCAGGCAGGGACCCAGGCTCTGCACAGGCCCTGACAGGGGAGCCCAGGTGGTGATGGCCGGGATGAGGGGTGGGGATCCTAaggaagggagagacagacagagacaggggATGGGGGGAGGCGGAGACTCAGAGAAAACAGCGACAGAGAGACTGAGGGTCCCAGAGAGAGGCCTGGGGAGGTGTCAGCTCAGAACAAGGTGGCAGCCCCTCACCTATTTGTCTTCTCTCCAGGACAGTTCTATGATGTGGTCTCCCTCTCGGTgcagccgggccccacggtggcctcagGAGAGAACGTGACCCTGCTGTGTCAGTCACGGGGGCAGTTCCACACTTTCCTTCTGACCAAGGAGGGGGCAGCCCATCCCCCACAGAATTTAAGCTCAACGCAT
The sequence above is a segment of the Macaca nemestrina isolate mMacNem1 chromosome 20, mMacNem.hap1, whole genome shotgun sequence genome. Coding sequences within it:
- the LOC105497316 gene encoding leukocyte immunoglobulin-like receptor subfamily B member 1 isoform X7; this encodes MTRRTQPPSVHTCVSLSCQHQGLIHPQSRTVGGEAMTSILMVLICLGLSLGSRTRVQAGTFPKPTLWAEPGSMISKGSPVTLRCQGSLQVQEYRLYREKKPASWVRRIRQELVKNGYFPIASITSEHAGRYRCQYYSHSWWSEHSDPLELVVTGAYRKPTLSALPSPVVASGGNVTLQCDSQVSYDSFFLCKEGDEHPQCLNSQPRTRGSSRAVFSVGPVSPSRRWSYRCYGYDSRSPYVWSLPSDLLELLVPGVSKKPSLSVQPGPVVARGDKLILQCGSDAGYDRFALYKEWGRDFLQRPGRQPQAGLSQANFTLGPVSRSHGGQYRCSGAHNLSSEWSAPSDPLDILISGQFYDVVSLSVQPGPTVASGENVTLLCQSRGQFHTFLLTKEGAAHPPQNLSSTHESHMYQAEFPMSPVTSAHAGTYRCYGSRSSNPYLLTHPSEPLELVVSGPSGSPSPPPTGPTPTPAGPEDQPLNPTGSDSQSGLGRHLGVVTGVLVAFVLLLFLLLLFLILRHRRQGKHWTSAQRKADFQHPAGAVEPEPRDRGRQRRSSPAADTQEENLYAAVKDTQPEDGVELDSQQSPHDEDPQAVTYARVKHSRPRREMTSPPSPLSEEFLDTKDTQAEEDRQMDTQAAASEDPQDVTYAQLQSLTLRREATEPPPPQERAPPVESSIYATLTIH
- the LOC105497316 gene encoding leukocyte immunoglobulin-like receptor subfamily B member 1 isoform X8, translated to MTRRTQPPSVHTCVSLSCQHQGLIHPQSRTVGGEAMTSILMVLICLGLSLGSRTRVQAGTFPKPTLWAEPGSMISKGSPVTLRCQGSLQVQEYRLYREKKPASWVRRIRQELVKNGYFPIASITSEHAGRYRCQYYSHSWWSEHSDPLELVVTGAYRKPTLSALPSPVVASGGNVTLQCDSQVSYDSFFLCKEGDEHPQCLNSQPRTRGSSRAVFSVGPVSPSRRWSYRCYGYDSRSPYVWSLPSDLLELLVPGVSKKPSLSVQPGPVVARGDKLILQCGSDAGYDRFALYKEWGRDFLQRPGRQPQAGLSQANFTLGPVSRSHGGQYRCSGAHNLSSEWSAPSDPLDILISGQFYDVVSLSVQPGPTVASGENVTLLCQSRGQFHTFLLTKEGAAHPPQNLSSTHESHMYQAEFPMSPVTSAHAGTYRCYGSRSSNPYLLTHPSEPLELVVSGPSGSPSPPPTGPTPTPGPEDQPLNPTGSDSQSGLGRHLGVVTGVLVAFVLLLFLLLLFLILRHRRQGKHWTSAQRKADFQHPAGAVEPEPRDRGRQRRSSPAADTQEENLYAAVKDTQPEDGVELDSQSPHDEDPQAVTYARVKHSRPRREMTSPPSPLSEEFLDTKDTQAEEDRQMDTQAAASEDPQDVTYAQLQSLTLRREATEPPPPQERAPPVESSIYATLTIH
- the LOC105497316 gene encoding leukocyte immunoglobulin-like receptor subfamily A member 3 isoform X9, which codes for MTRRTQPPSVHTCVSLSCQHQGLIHPQSRTVGGEAMTSILMVLICLGLSLGSRTRVQAGTFPKPTLWAEPGSMISKGSPVTLRCQGSLQVQEYRLYREKKPASWVRRIRQELVKNGYFPIASITSEHAGRYRCQYYSHSWWSEHSDPLELVVTGAYRKPTLSALPSPVVASGGNVTLQCDSQVSYDSFFLCKEGDEHPQCLNSQPRTRGSSRAVFSVGPVSPSRRWSYRCYGYDSRSPYVWSLPSDLLELLVPGVSKKPSLSVQPGPVVARGDKLILQCGSDAGYDRFALYKEWGRDFLQRPGRQPQAGLSQANFTLGPVSRSHGGQYRCSGAHNLSSEWSAPSDPLDILISGQFYDVVSLSVQPGPTVASGENVTLLCQSRGQFHTFLLTKEGAAHPPQNLSSTHESHMYQAEFPMSPVTSAHAGTYRCYGSRSSNPYLLTHPSEPLELVVSGPSGSPSPPPTGPTPTPGLGRHLGVVTGVLVAFVLLLFLLLLFLILRHRRQGKHWTSAQRKADFQHPAGAVEPEPRDRGRQRRSSPAADTQEENLYAAVKDTQPEDGVELDSQSPHDEDPQAVTYARVKHSRPRREMTSPPSPLSEEFLDTKDTQAEEDRQMDTQASPFLSRPPALPHPHHIPSLSLSPTAGCCI